One genomic segment of Triplophysa rosa linkage group LG22, Trosa_1v2, whole genome shotgun sequence includes these proteins:
- the btg3 gene encoding protein BTG3, producing MKKEIAAVVFFLKRLIKKAEKLDAEKVDLFVERLTVALQEKYKGHWYPDNPSKGQAFRCIRVNRIQKEDAELLRACTESGVLYKDLGLPKELTLWVDPGEVCCRYGEKNHGFTVASFSSDDDDDKEDVTKRVTSAVERVTSDYHSGSSSDEDTSFREPLFTPPFHNQPPYQLIYASAPFWHPVPRKKFAPGKGHYTPRPHYMPRPPFRPNHSFKPHNWVQHGYRSKSGYWGTQNLAHQLL from the exons ATGAAGAAAGAAATAGCGGCGGTGGTATTTTTCCTGAAGCGGTTGATAAAGAAAGCGGAGAAGTTGGATGCAGAAAAGGTGGACCTGTTTGTGGAGCGGCTAACTGTAGCATTACAGGAGAAGTACAAGGGTCATTGGTATCCAGACAACCCCAGCAAGGGCCAGGCATTCAG GTGTATTAGAGTAAACCGGATTCAGAAAGAGGATGCGGAATTGCTCAGAGCTTGTACCGAGAGTGGAGTGCTATACAAAGACCTCGGTCTGCCTAAAGAGCTCACTCTGTGGGTTGACCCTGGAGAGGTGTGTTGCAG GTACGGTGAGAAGAATCATGGTTTCACTGTGGCCAGTTTCTCGAGCGATGACGACGATGATAAAGaggatgtgacaaaaagggtGACGAGTGCTGTGGAGAGAGTCACGTCAGATTACCATTCTGGATCATCTTCTGATGAGGACACCAGCTTTAGGGAGCCCCTGTTTACCCCACCTTTCCACAATCAACCTCCATACCAG CTTATATATGCCAGTGCCCCATTCTGGCACCCTGTACCAAGGAAGAAATTTGCTCCTGGGAAGGGGCACTACACTCCACGCCCACACTACATGCCTCGCCCCCCTTTCAGACCTAACCATTCTTTTAAACCACACAACTGGGTCCAGCATGGGTACCGTAGCAAGAGCGGCTACTGGGGCACCCAGAACCTAGCACACCAGCTCCTGTGA